GGGACCTCTCTTTTGGAATACACTCCAGGCTGGAGTGGGAAGACCTGGGAGTCTCAGAGACTTCTCACTGCAGCCCTTCTCTGTCCAACCCCAGTCCCCTAACCCACAGTTAATCTAGCCACCCACGTGCAAAAGAAACCAGGAGAACCCAGGTCAGCAGGCAGAGGGTCTGGAATCAGAGCCTGATGGTAAAAACTCCTCCTccaccagaaaaaaattattttccaggacACGACATGAATATTGACTCGGCCTAATTGTGTTTCTGGGAGATCATGGTAAGCCAGCTGTGTTATTAGGACTCGAAGGTGTTGGGAGGAATTTGTTTAGATTACacccaccagccagaatggctcaCAGAGCTAATGGCCAAGAGTTTTCCTTTGAGTTGTAGAGGGAGAAAAAGTGGGAGCCAAGTTCCAGCCACATCCTTGGGCTGGCCCCAGTCCTGGGAGGACAGACTGGTTCTGGATGGGGTCGGTGGGGGAGACTCAGTCTCACCAGAGGACCGCTGGAGAGAGAGCCCCATAGGCCCAACTGGGAGTAAACTTGGGCTCAGCTGCTTCCCTACTTATGTGATGTTGGAGGAATTACTTTCCTTATATTTAAGACTCAGGCCAACCAGTAAATGGGAGCTGCAAGGAGGTAAGTTCTAGCTCCTAGTTAGTGTGAACTCTAACCTCCCAAGCTGTCCCTAGTTAGAAGGCACTGTCTTTGGAGGAAGTGATCCCCCGACACCAAAGGCAACCAAAAGGGTGACACTTCCAGGAGGTGTTGTTGTAAGGAGATACTGTAATGCTTTGCAGGATGAGACGAGATGACCCTTAACTCCCTTCTAGTTCAGAGACTATTTGAACTGCTTGCCAGCTGGGTCCTAGGCCCTCAGCTGTGACTGCTAAGTGCCCAAAGTCTGCCCATCctctgaggccagggaggagaACAGTGCCCATTTCACAGCTGCAACCACTCCCATTCCCatcctcagcctcctcatctgtgGGCTGCTTGTCCAGCACCTAGAAATACCCATTGTGGACCAGCAAAGCCCTTAGAATCAGTCACTTATTGTCCAACTGTGGAATAAGATTCTTTGTccatctgggcctcagttcctcatctttaaaatagcaaTAGCATTAAGTATTAGATGAGATAACATGAAACTGTTTCAGCCAGAGCTTGACAACCCATAGCCCAAAAAGCAAATGATATTTCCCTCCGCTCCCCAGACACGAATAGCTCATACTGCTCACCCACCTACCAAGAAGCCACAACTGTTTAGCAACCAGAAGTTTAGGTCCCGAGAGGTTCTTCTGCTAGAGCAAGGAGAATCAACCCTCCTGATGATCACCTCCCCTTTTGCAAGTCAGTGGTATTTCCAGCATCAGAGCCCAGCAGGAATCCTGACTCCTAGTCCAGAGCTCTTCCTCAGGGACAGGCAAGCTGCCCACTACCCTGTGCAGAAATACCACTATGGGTGGCAAAGGCCAAGGGTCACCCATCAGGCTGGAGGGCCAGGAGGTCACAGCTGGAAAGAGCTTCAGTCTCATACAGTGCAATCTCTTCATTTACAGTGGAGGATCAGGAAGGGAACTGCCTAGGGTCCGGGAGCTGACCCAGTCCTCTATCAGATGGCAGGCTCTCCGGGTTCAGGGGTTGTGTCTCCTCCATCAGACTGGGGACTCCTACTTAGGTGAGGGCCCAGAAATCTACTTCACAAATGCTTTAGTGTGCCAGTCATTGATAGACGAACAAGGCTGGGTGTTCAGAGAAAGGCTCAGAGTCTGATACAGAGCCCCTttccttgccccacccccaccctcacaaAGTAAAGAGGGAGGTTGGTGTGGGGTCGGGcagggcctgggaactccgtgGGCTGCCCACAGCCATGATAGTTTCTTGTCCTCTCCAAGTCCCAGAGGGACATTCATTGTCCGGGTGGAGGAAACTCTCACCAGCTGTAGAAAACACCCCACTGGGGCCTTGGGAGTGGGGCCAAAGTGCTGATCCTCAATCCAGCCTTAAAACCATGACACTCCCCCTCCTTGAGtgaccccctccccacttcctggcTGCTGAGGGTGGGAGCTGAGTGTGTGCACGAGCTCCCCAACCCACCAAAGCCAGGGCTGGACTTGTGAAAAATTGAGATTGGGAGTAAACTTCAGCCAGGAGGGGTCTACTCTCCTTCCCACTCTTGTCCTCAGGAGAGATCCAGGCAGTGGTTCTTTTTCTACCAGTTACTGGGTACCTGGAACAGGCCATCTGGGAGGGACCTGTGTCCCCTGGGGGGtcagccccttccccaccctgccCTTTAGTTTGGGCCTGGCTCGCTTCCCTTCCCGAGTGCAGGTGAGGAGGGGCGGCTGGGCTGGAGCCTGGGGTCCATGGAGGGGGTTCAATCCATCCTAAATCTTCATTCATAACCAAGGGAAAGCCCACCCCATATCCAGGCCcccctttcctcatctgtgaaatgaaaacaGCATTCCCCCCATGCCTGAGGCCACCAGCAAGGGCAGAATCTACAGAGCCCACTCTCCTCCTAGAGGGGGATTGTCATGCTTTCAGTCAACATCTAGCCACAGGGAAGAAGAAACACTGGCAAAGGGCCTGGgatagtatccatggggactccTGCCCACCCACtctatctcctcctcctcctcttcctgtctgGTCTCTGGGGCAGAGCGTCCTGGATATTTCTGGCTGCTGCCTCCAGGCCTCTGGCTTCCCAGGCTCACACAAGTGGTCCCCACCTCCCATCCCTGCTTTGATGGGGTGACCTGAGTGGGAGTTCCTGGCAAGAGAGGCACACATGAGGCTCTGTGCATGCGAGTGTCCTGGGAGGAGGGTAATtcccctgctccccgcccccaagTCCCCCTTGATCACTGTCAACTGCCGGGCCACTCCCTCCTCCTGAGGAAGCCCTGCAGCTGAACACCTCCTGGATGGCAGATACCATCCTACACAGGGCGGAGCCTCCCTTAACTCACCTGTAGAACAAGTCAACAGGAGGAGGTAATCACTAAGCTCCCTTCCAGCTGACATTTTGGAACCCGGAATCTTAGCGGGTCACCCAGGAATGTGCTGTGGGAGGTGTACAGCAGGAGGCCTGGCTCTGTCTGCTTCCGTGGGCGATTCCCTTTCTGGTCCGCCACTGTAAGTGAAGGGGTTGAACCATAGGAGACTGAAATTCCTTCCAGCTGTGACCTCCTGGCCCAAAGCGACTGCACAGCCTTTGTagcacagagagaaaacagagcaCAACACTTAGGGACACAGGCGCTGGAGTCAGACTGGCTGCACTGCAGTGCTAGCTCTGCTGCTCTCTGCTGGCCATGTCACCTTGGGCATGGGAGTAAGCCTCGGGGTGCCTCAGTCTCATCTATGAAACTAGTAATATATGGTTCATGTGTGCTGAAAGCAATGAATGGATAATATCTGTTAAATAAGGGAAAAGATGGTATCTGCTCAAAGGACTGTTGTAAAGATCATAGGCATTAAAGCACTCACAAACAATGCCTGACagtgcaatttatttttttgccttatttttttttagggctgcacccacagcacatggaaggtctcaaggtaggggttgaatcagagctacagctgccagcccacaccacagccacatgggatcccagcctcgtctgcacctacaccacacaggtcatggcagtgccagctctttaacccactgagcgaggccagggattgaatctgcatcctcatggattctagtcgggttcattaaccgctgagccacaaaaggaactcccagtgCAATtgaaatgttaactattatttcAAAAAGCACAGACACACACTTCCCATCCACAAACATATATTGTCCCCAGTATCTTTCCCCAAGATCTGAGCTATACAAAAATGGACCAGTGGAGACTAGCGAGTGGGGAATAGACATGAgcttcccactcccaccccaaccaGGCAATATTTACATGCAGGGCCTTACTCAACATTTACTGTTACCCATccatttttacaaagaaggaaatcaagTTTCAAAAAGAGACTGGACTAGCCCCGAGTCAGGGGCAGAGGCACAAGCCAAAAGAGAACTTGTTCTGAACCCCCAGTCTGCCCCACTCTATTTGCTCTGCCTCTTATCTCTCTCTCCACCACCCAAGTATCCCTACCCCCACCAACCGATAAGGTGGGCTAGGTATTCCTGTCCTCTCTCTTTCCCAGCTGAATGATCTTAGACAAGTCATGTAAATTCTCTAAGCCTCCCTCCATGCGGCGTCCAGTGCTGCGGGGCAGTGGTAGATCCTGGAAGAGGAACAGCGTGGCATcataaaacacacaagactctatTACATCTGGAAAGTGGGTGACCAGGGGGCACTGTGCAGAACAAAGGCGCCTAGGCTTTAGCCTACATGACTTTCATTAGGGAAGGTGATGTAGGTTAATaagcaaaatcaggtgcaggtaATAAAGCTATCCCTTAGTGGGTGTGCTTTTGCACGTGCACCAAATTTGTTTATTGCATCATTCAGCAGTTTCAATGGTCTccaacatctcccccttttttatttgttgCATGTGAACAGTCctaggaaattttttttggcttttttttttttggtctttttgccttttctagggctactcccgcggcatatggaggttcccaggctaggggtctaatcgaagccgtagccaccagcctatgccacagccatagcaatgacagatctgagccgcgtctgcaacctacaccacagctcatggcaatcctggatctttaacccaccgagcaaggccagggatcgaacccacaacctcatggttcccagtcgcattcgttaaccactgtgccacaacgggaactcccaagtcctaGTAAATTTTGATTGCAGAGCATTCGTTTGGTTTCTATGGATCAATCCAATTCTGCAGACCATGTCCTCAGCATGTCTCCAAGTTGAACAGTCACATTCAGGCgatgggggtctgtctccaccctcctgggaacctatttttccagcttttttaaaatatgggatAGGGCGATGGTCCTCTCTTCTGTAGCTATTTCCTGCTGGCTAGGAGCAATGAGTACTGGGTGGCTGGACATGGTAGGTTCCTACTATAGAgattgggaagaaaagaaatataagattcaTCAGTGGTTTGGAATTTAGGTTGATACCGGTACTATTGAAGGAGGAGTGTAGTTTTATCTAAATAGGTTTTAATGTTTGATGTGGCATTAAGTCATAAATAAGAGGAGCTATTTGTCCTTATACATGTTGTTTGAGAATacctttctgctgttttaagagAATACCTTGAAAATGCaaggttgcagctgccagctgatgctactttgagaacagctggtggCATCAAGTCTGACTGGGCACATAAACCTTAAAGTTCTTAGCAATACAAAGACTTGTCTAAAACTACTCCCATACTATTTCCTATTATTACTTTGgatgtctgacccacagctactcTAGTCTGCCTTTTTTCTCTCCTGGCCAATGCAGATGCCACTGttaatgatttcagtttttctagatataagatgcaagaattggggtCTATAAAGATCCTTACCTGAAATCTAACtttctgaaggcctgttctgtcagttttcccagagcacagagtgcctcactcctgatctccatgctgagctctgctcagggggtgccgtgggctggcagctgcagtggccaaTGCTTTACTCCAttcagaggctgatggcaagtgccaaacttctgTTCACAGTGTTTCCCCGTGGTCATAAAGTCAATCATAGTTTTGAGAGGCATTTCTTGACCAATTGTCCCACAGTGCTAGGAATGAGTATTCCTAAATCTGGCAAAGATTTTGCTGATAGGCAATTCAATATGCTATTACTGAACTAGGCCttattaacagtagccaaaaagtctctggaccacctatCTTTCTAGTCTAtgatggtccaggaaaatattccctctttttTGCATTCTTCCGTATTTAGAGATCACTGACCTCATATGGAACTGTGTATCATTTTATCAGATCAGTTACACATTTCACAAGTTTGTGAAAATAGTTAACAAAAATATAGCAGCATTAGTAAAGTCCTAAACAAAAATTTAAGAGCTTTCACCCTGTTCAGCTGGCTTAGTCGTTTCTTATCTTCAAAGGAAATTATATGCTGGTTTTGTCCATTCAGCCTAATTTTCTAGGGTTATTAGGTTTGTTATCCCCAGATGGTTTAATTGTTCCCAACATAAAGGAGTCTTTAGATTTATGTTAATATAGCCCGGCAAAGTGATAGCCCTTGGCTGAAGTCTCACTTGTTGCTAATTGAACTTGAGtaacattagaagaaaacatttatggCCTGGGTCAGAACAGGTTATTAGCTGGCCAGGTGAGGGGGTATCCCACCTAGTAACATCAATAATAAGAGCCTTGGAGTGGAAAATCAGGGTaaatcagaagtaaaacaaataaccatACAAATCAGGTGTGGCAATCTTAGGACAGTGACCTACGTCTGATGTCGTCTTCTTTTTTATTCGGGCTTTGCTGTTTTTCTCATTAGAGCCTGTTTTAGGGCAAGTTTGAAGTCACTAATTCTCTGTATAGACCAGTCCCATGTAGAGGCctttaagtgagaaatataaatttgagttaattttcttcACTCCTTCCTATGGCACCTAAGAACTCCCGCTAGGAAACCTTTTATTAAgctggagacaaccctttaaatgatacttttccagAATGTATACATATTCCCCTGGTTATCATGGGATATCTGCTCTTCAcccagagacaaatgacaacaatcAGCTTCAGAAACAAACTTAGATTCTTTTCCTTAATAATTTAAAGTTTATAATAATGTAACAGCGGCAGAGAACTATTAGGGAGGTGAGTTTTAAAACAGTAAACACTGATCTCAATATACAAAACTAGAATATGAATcaaaagtctttttctttaaaattactctCACTTTTACCAAATATAGCCAAGTTAGGACTGTAGAAAGTCTttcccaaatgaaaaacatgttttctaaccatttctttttccattattggGGTGGCCAGGGAGCCAGAAAGAACCAAGCGGTCGTCTTGGATTTCCCATAGCCCTGACTTAAGAAAACCTTCTTTTAATAGAGACTGAATACAAACTCAAGTTTTGCACttgcttacttttaaaattagtttactgAAATTTCAAACTTAGCCCAAAGCACGCACAAAATTCTTATTGTCCacttcccacaaaccttccatCACTTTTTGTATCCCTATTATTCTGTCCCTCATCTTTCCATCCAAAATAACAAGCTATAAGgcagattttcttttaataaaatgcaattacaTTCCTCCattaaacctaggtacaataaggtattatacttaatgttgatgactctaaagacatgCCTATATTAGAGCAACAAACTTTGATATTAACATCtaataataaatatcaaatacTGAATTTTTGCAGTGCACGTGAACTAAAAATTACTTtaggtattttaaaaacttatgtaAGCGCTTAATTTCttttaagccaattaagtagagctcTTTTATGAATTCATTTTGGCAATGCCATACAGGCAcaacacaaagacacacacaagcTACACAGAGACCTCATGTTTCTCATTGTGAAGTGTTAGCCATAAATAAGGTAGATCTGTGTAAAACCTGTCAGTTACAAGAGAGATTGGATTCAAATTTACGCTCCCGCAAGGGTTCCAAAACGTATCTTACTAGTCCCCATGCAGATCaagcagaaatggaaagagaggcCCCAGACTGGTGGGCATGCTTTAAATTTTATCCTACACAATGCCAACACTCTGGGCCCCCAGTACCCTTGCCTGGAAACCAAGGGTTATATTTGGCCATGACTTCTAACAGTTCCTCTCAGACTCTGTTACCCAAGCCCCTGTTTTATCATAATTTAAGTAACTGAATATAATGTTTagcatcttgatccttccccgTTGTTATCCTGGTTTAAAGTTTCTACTTGCCACTCATGGTCGCCACTCCGTTGAGTGCAAGGCTACTGTTTCTGCTGTTTGTAGTTTCACCTTTTCCTGCTCATGGCAGACCTTCTCTTCCAGCCCCACGTTGGGTGCCACTCTGCCACGTCCAGCACTGCAGGGCAACGGGAGATCTTGGAAGGGGGACGGCCCGGCTTAATAAGACACACAGACTCTTTAcatctagaaagtgggggaccaggaggcactgtgttctgcagaacaaaggcGCCTAGGCTTTTTAGCCCACATGACTTTCATTACGGAAGGTGATGTAGGTTAATGAGCAAAATGAGGTGCAGGTAATGATAAAGCCATCCCTTAGTGGTTGTGCTTTTGTATGTGCGCCAAATTTGTTTATTGCATCCTTTAGCAgtttcagtggtctccaacaacTCCCAATACTTTACAGGTAATGTCCAAATATCCTGAAAGAAGTATTATTGGCCCCATTTAGAGGAAACAGGATGAGAGTTAGGGTACCTGCATAAGGGCTTACAGCTGCTTTAGCACAGGTTAAATGGGATATCTTTGCAAGCCACCCTCACAAACCCCTGCATACCTAGTTGCCGAGTATACTGGTCACTACTATTACTATTTTCATACGGAAGTGAGTGACCCGGGCAGGTCACGGATGCCCTCCCGGCTCGCAGCCATCCAGCCCGCTGGCCACCACATCACATGAGCCCTTACTATCTTTAGCCAGGGAGATATTTATATCCCCCAGGGAATCTTTTGCCGCTGCGGGGGAGCCCGAGTTGGTAGCCGCTGCATCCGGGCCTTCAGAGGCCGCCTCCGCCCCCTTGGGCTGGCCATGCCGGAGGCTCTGGTGCAGGTGTGGGTGGGCACCCATCTCTTCAAGGCCGAGCGAGCCCTCCTTGTGGAGCACTGTGGCTTTTTCCGCGGCCTCTTCCGCTCGGGCATGCGGGAGGCGCGCACAGCCGAGGTGCGCTTGGGCGTGCTGAGGCCGGAGGGCTTCTACATCACGCTGCAGGTGCTGCGCGGCGAGCGGCCGGCGCTGGCGGCCGCCGACGAGCTGCTGCAGGCTGTGGAGTGCGCCGCCTTCCTGCAGGCGCCGGCGCTGGCACGCTTTCTGGAGCACAGCCTCACGTCGGACAACTGCGCGCTGCTCTGCGACGCGGCCGCCACCTTCGGGCTGCACGACGTCTTCCACAGCGCCGCGCTCTTCATCCGGGACGGCGCGCGCGAGTTGGCGGCCCTGCTGGCGTTGCCAGAGACCCGCGCCTACGTGGCGGCGCTGAGGCCCAGCAGCTACGTGGCGGTGAGCACACACGCGCCGACGCCCGGCTTCCTGGAGGACGCGTCGCGCACCATCTGCTACCTGGACGAGGAGGCGAACAGGTGGCGCACGCTGGCCGCGCTGCCCCTGGAGGCCAGCACGCTACTGGCTGGCGTGGCCACGCTGGGCAACAAGCTCTATATCGTGGGGGGCGTGCGGGGAGCCAACAAGGAGGTGGTGGAGCTGGGCTTCTGCTACGACCCCGACGGCAGCACGTGGCGCGAGTTCCCCAGCCCGCACCAGCCGCGCTACGACACGGCGCTGGCCGGCTTCGACGATCACCTCTACGCCATCGGTGGCGAGTTCCAGAGGACTGCCATGAGCTCGGTGGAGCGCTACGACCCGGCCGCCGGCTGCTGGAGCTTCGTGGCCGACCTGCCACAGCCGGCCGCGGGCGTGCCCTGCGCCCAGGCCCGCGGCCGCCTCTTCGTGTGTCTCTGGCGGCCGGCCGATACCACGGCTGTGGTGGAATACTCGGTGCGGGCCAATGACTGGCTGCCTGTGGCAGACCTGCGGCGCCCCCAGAGCTACGGCCACTGCATGGTGGCTCACCGCGACTGTCTCTACGTGGTGCGTAACGGACCCAAGGACGACTTCCTGCACTGCGCCATTGACTGCCTCAACCTGGCCACGGGCCAGTGGACAGCGCTGCCCGGTCAGTTCGTCAACAGCAAGGGCGCACTCTTCACGGCCGTAGTGCGCGGCGACACCGTCTATACCGTCAACCGCGTGTTCACGCTGCTCTATGCCATTGAGGGCGGCACCTGGCGGCTGCTAAGGGAGAGAGCCGGCTTCCCACGGCCCGGCTCCTTGCAGACCTTTCTCCTGAGGCTCCCTTCCGGTACCCGGGGACCTGTGGCCTCGACGACGCCAGAACTATGACCCCCCTGGGCTGGGCTTGAGGAGGGGATGCCCAGGATCTTCCGTGAGCCATGGCTGAGTCTGTGAGGCTGGCCTTAGGAGCTGGGAACTTTTCTGTCCCCACCCTCCCAAACCCCATTGAGACATCCAGGTCTTGTGCCTTCTGGTGGTGTGAACACATCTAAGGATCTCATGAAGCAACAACTCTGGGATGTCAGCCCTCAAACTGCTTGGGCTCTCTTGAGAGTTGGTGGGTCGCAATGTCAGTggaagggatggggaggggaggattTCAATAATCTAGGCTTGTGTGTAAATGGGCCAGTAATTGAGCAAGGCTGAGAGTTTGTTAAGTAATGTTAAACTGGCATCAGTAGGCAAGAATtaggcacctactgtgtacccAGCGCAGTCCTGGGCCTAATATGGCTGTAGTTGCCAGACGGGTGTCCACAAAGCTTAGAGTCTAGCCCAGGACAACAAAAGGTTTACATACACTTGTCTTAATCCACAGAGGGCTGAAGGCaatatagaagggaaaaaaaacaacccaccacCAACAACCCCCACAATGAAGTACTGAAAAAATTAGGACAAAGGGAAaataggaagaggaaaaaataattattccagGAACAGGGAATAAAGTACTGAAAAAATTAGGACAAAGGGAAaataggaagaggaaaaaatattccagggTAGTAAACAAACTGTATGAAGAAAGCAAGCATGATAATTAGCTGCTGAAAGGGGAAgttcagaaaaggaaagatgggAAAGCTAGAGCTGATGGGAAGAGTCTGTGAGCCCTGCCTTTAAGGCAAAACAGCTGTAGCTGGGGGCATCTGGGGAGGCAATGAGGCTGAACTGGCTTGTAGAAACGGGGCTGAACCTGGAGTGAGTCCTGCGAGAGAGAAAAGGTTCCCCACACCCGCTGATGGGATGTGGGCCCGCAGCAGAGAATCCAGTTGGAAGTCCCTTGCCCAGTGTCTTTTTTATCATCACCCCAGGGGCAGTGGACTATTAAGTGCCATGACTTCAGTCACTCAAGGTATGAACCCAGTTTGGGCCACATCTAACTGCCTCATCTTCCTCAGCTGTATCCCCTCCTCTACATTCTACAGCTTAATTCTCTCCTCCTAGCTCTCTGCTCCTGCCATTCCCTGGATCTGGActgcctttcctcttcctctctctctgttggCTCTGTACCTACCTCCTCTGTGCAGCATTGGCTGTTCCTAACCTTGGCTGCCATCATTCTCCGTGTTTGCGTGCGGGCACAGCCACGCACACGTGCAGCTAGCAAGAGCAGAGATTCTATTGTGCTGTCAGCCAAGCTGGGGCACTCCCGCCTACAGAATAGAATGATGAGGTCCGGGAAGACCCCCAAGCTGTAGAGACTCCTAGTTAGGGACCTGGTGTTAGACAAAGACTTACCCCTCCTTTAGAGCACCCCTACCCTGGTTTCTGGTCAGATGCCCAGCTTTTCCAGTCTACCCATGCCCCTGGGAACACTTCACTGAGTTGACCTAGATGGCTTTCATCCTCCAGGCCCCAAGGCCCATGAGAAGTCTTGGCCTCTTCACAAGTTGATGTAGCATCAACCTGGCACCACTTGGGCTTGGAACTTTGTGTCTGGGCTGCCCCTCACTGCCTTTTCCCTGACCTATGTCCCAAGTCCTGGAGAATGCTGCCCTCAGACGCCCAGGACCTTTTAGGCC
The Sus scrofa isolate TJ Tabasco breed Duroc chromosome 1, Sscrofa11.1, whole genome shotgun sequence DNA segment above includes these coding regions:
- the KBTBD13 gene encoding kelch repeat and BTB domain-containing protein 13, translating into ALTIFSQGDIYIPQGIFCRCGGARVGSRCIRAFRGRLRPLGLAMPEALVQVWVGTHLFKAERALLVEHCGFFRGLFRSGMREARTAEVRLGVLRPEGFYITLQVLRGERPALAAADELLQAVECAAFLQAPALARFLEHSLTSDNCALLCDAAATFGLHDVFHSAALFIRDGARELAALLALPETRAYVAALRPSSYVAVSTHAPTPGFLEDASRTICYLDEEANRWRTLAALPLEASTLLAGVATLGNKLYIVGGVRGANKEVVELGFCYDPDGSTWREFPSPHQPRYDTALAGFDDHLYAIGGEFQRTAMSSVERYDPAAGCWSFVADLPQPAAGVPCAQARGRLFVCLWRPADTTAVVEYSVRANDWLPVADLRRPQSYGHCMVAHRDCLYVVRNGPKDDFLHCAIDCLNLATGQWTALPGQFVNSKGALFTAVVRGDTVYTVNRVFTLLYAIEGGTWRLLRERAGFPRPGSLQTFLLRLPSGTRGPVASTTPEL